One genomic region from Candidatus Dadabacteria bacterium encodes:
- a CDS encoding glutamate synthase subunit beta — MGDPTGFMNYKRKLGPDRDPARRIADWDEFHGHLPEKELATQGARCMDCGVPFCQTGQIIGGMTSGCPINNLIPEWNDLIYSGLWREALERLHKTNNFPEFTGRICPAPCEGSCVLGINEPAVTIKSIECAIVDRGFEEGWITPEPPEIRTGKKIAVIGSGPAGLSCAAQLNKAGHLVTVFERDDRIGGLLMYGIPNPHLDKKIVDRRVNILAEEGIEFVTNTEVGKDIDGNELVENFDAVVICTGATKPRDLPIEGRDLDGIHFAMEFLRANTKSLLDSGLADGRYISAADKDVIILGGGDTGTDCVATSMRHGCRSLLQFEILPKPPLERAADNPWPQWPRVYRLDYGQQEAMAVFGEDPRRYQVLTKRFVGDAEGRLAELETVRIEWYMGDDGRMTFREVEGSEQKWPCGLVLLALGFLGPEQELLQQMNIHTDERSNAMAEYGKYMTNVEGVFAAGDSRRGQSLVVWAINEGREAARECDRYLMGSTDLP, encoded by the coding sequence ATGGGTGATCCCACAGGTTTTATGAATTATAAAAGGAAGCTCGGGCCTGACAGGGATCCTGCCCGCAGAATCGCCGACTGGGACGAGTTTCACGGCCATCTCCCCGAAAAAGAGCTTGCCACTCAGGGCGCAAGGTGCATGGACTGCGGGGTCCCCTTCTGCCAGACGGGCCAGATAATCGGCGGCATGACCTCCGGATGCCCCATAAACAACCTTATACCCGAGTGGAACGACCTGATTTATTCGGGACTCTGGAGAGAGGCTCTCGAGAGACTTCACAAGACGAACAATTTCCCCGAGTTCACGGGCCGGATATGCCCCGCTCCCTGCGAGGGGTCGTGCGTTCTGGGCATTAACGAGCCCGCGGTCACCATAAAAAGCATAGAGTGCGCCATAGTCGACAGGGGTTTTGAGGAAGGATGGATAACCCCCGAGCCCCCCGAGATCAGAACCGGGAAGAAAATCGCCGTCATAGGCTCCGGGCCCGCGGGACTTTCCTGCGCCGCGCAACTTAACAAGGCGGGACACCTGGTCACCGTGTTTGAGAGGGACGACCGCATCGGCGGACTGCTCATGTATGGAATTCCCAACCCCCACCTCGACAAGAAGATAGTCGACCGCCGCGTCAATATACTCGCGGAGGAGGGAATCGAGTTCGTCACCAACACGGAAGTGGGAAAGGATATCGACGGAAACGAGCTCGTGGAGAACTTTGACGCGGTCGTGATATGCACGGGAGCTACGAAGCCCAGGGATCTTCCGATTGAGGGAAGGGACCTTGACGGAATCCACTTTGCTATGGAGTTCCTGAGGGCCAACACGAAGAGCCTTCTTGACAGTGGGCTCGCCGACGGCCGCTACATCTCCGCCGCGGATAAGGACGTTATCATTCTCGGGGGCGGCGATACCGGAACCGACTGCGTCGCGACATCCATGAGACACGGATGCAGGAGCCTTCTTCAGTTCGAAATACTTCCCAAGCCTCCGCTCGAAAGGGCTGCGGATAACCCGTGGCCGCAATGGCCTAGGGTGTACAGGCTTGATTACGGCCAACAGGAGGCCATGGCGGTTTTCGGAGAAGATCCGAGAAGGTACCAGGTTCTTACCAAAAGATTCGTAGGAGACGCAGAGGGCAGGCTGGCGGAACTTGAGACCGTACGCATTGAGTGGTACATGGGGGATGACGGAAGGATGACTTTTCGGGAAGTTGAGGGTTCCGAGCAGAAATGGCCATGCGGTCTAGTGCTTTTGGCCCTCGGATTCTTGGGACCCGAACAGGAACTCCTCCAGCAGATGAATATCCATACCGACGAGCGCTCAAACGCCATGGCGGAATACGGAAAGTACATGACGAATGTCGAGGGAGTTTTCGCCGCGGGGGACTCGCGCAGGGGGCAAAGCCTTGTGGTGTGGGCTATAAACGAGGGAAGAGAAGCCGCAAGAGAGTGCGACAGGTATCTTATGGGGTCAACCGATCTTCCATAA
- the tyrS gene encoding tyrosine--tRNA ligase encodes MAFADPKEQLKVIRRGTEAIIPEEELLLKLEASRENDRPLKVKAGFDPTSPDLHLGHGIILKKLRDFQTLGHEVLFLIGDFTAYIGDPSGRSETRPSISKEEIIKNSRTYERQVFRVLDRKKTQILSNSRWLSNLDPEEFLGLTSLVNVSRILDRDDFSKRYREGVSISLREFIYPLVQAYDSVQMHCDVELGGTDQTFNILLGRDFQRHYGQSPQVGVFLPILEGTDGVKKMSKSLGNYIGLDESPQDIYGKMMSISDDLMWRYYLLLSTCNEKKIRKLRTEHPMDAKKGLAKEIVSWLHDTRGALEAERDFETKFSKRSFPEDAKEKDYVAGSRKVVDLVIGVSDSVSTKGEAKRLISQGGLVIDAEKYTDPNSEFPDKVAFEVKIGKKEFLKVVIK; translated from the coding sequence ATGGCCTTCGCTGATCCTAAAGAACAATTAAAGGTAATAAGACGGGGAACCGAGGCGATAATTCCCGAAGAGGAGCTTCTTTTGAAGCTCGAAGCTTCAAGAGAGAACGACCGTCCCCTGAAGGTAAAGGCAGGGTTTGACCCCACCTCTCCCGACCTGCATCTGGGTCACGGGATAATCCTCAAGAAGCTCCGCGATTTTCAGACTCTGGGCCACGAGGTTCTTTTCCTGATAGGGGATTTCACCGCCTACATAGGAGACCCCTCCGGCAGGAGCGAAACCCGCCCCTCGATTTCAAAAGAAGAGATAATCAAGAATTCAAGGACCTACGAACGTCAGGTTTTCAGGGTTCTTGACAGAAAAAAGACCCAGATTCTTTCAAACTCCCGCTGGCTCAGCAACCTCGATCCAGAAGAGTTCCTCGGGCTTACCTCTCTGGTTAACGTATCGCGGATACTTGACCGGGATGATTTCTCAAAGAGGTACAGGGAGGGAGTGTCCATTTCCCTCAGGGAGTTCATATATCCCCTGGTGCAGGCGTACGACTCGGTGCAGATGCACTGCGACGTTGAACTTGGCGGTACGGATCAGACCTTCAACATACTGCTCGGCCGCGATTTCCAGAGACATTACGGACAATCTCCGCAGGTAGGAGTCTTTCTTCCAATACTTGAGGGAACGGATGGGGTAAAGAAGATGTCAAAGTCACTTGGAAACTATATAGGTCTTGACGAATCTCCGCAGGATATATACGGGAAAATGATGTCGATTTCTGACGACCTTATGTGGAGATACTATCTTCTTTTAAGCACCTGCAATGAAAAAAAGATACGAAAACTAAGAACCGAGCATCCTATGGATGCAAAAAAAGGGCTTGCCAAGGAAATCGTTTCCTGGCTCCATGACACCCGGGGTGCCCTTGAAGCCGAACGGGATTTTGAAACCAAGTTCTCAAAGAGATCTTTTCCAGAAGACGCAAAGGAAAAAGACTACGTTGCCGGCTCCCGAAAGGTAGTTGATCTTGTTATAGGAGTGTCCGATTCCGTCAGCACTAAAGGGGAGGCTAAAAGGCTCATATCCCAGGGAGGACTTGTCATAGACGCAGAGAAGTACACCGATCCGAATTCGGAATTTCCCGACAAAGTCGCTTTCGAGGTTAAAATCGGAAAAAAAGAGTTCCTGAAAGTCGTTATCAAGTAA
- a CDS encoding ribonuclease HI family protein: MTSEKTTEVYIDGASRGNPGESGIGVLVIRPDGTREEIREYIGRGTNNEAEYKALIKALGYLVAEGRLQVKIHTDSQLVASQMNGLWKVKDSKLRILHSEAKKLASSLPALDIEYIPRENNVEADSLANEAIDRYFND; encoded by the coding sequence ATGACCTCAGAGAAAACAACCGAAGTCTATATAGACGGAGCGTCAAGGGGAAACCCAGGAGAATCCGGAATCGGGGTTCTTGTTATCCGCCCGGACGGAACAAGAGAGGAAATAAGGGAGTATATCGGCAGGGGAACGAACAACGAGGCGGAATACAAGGCGCTCATAAAAGCGCTCGGTTATCTCGTGGCTGAAGGCCGCCTCCAAGTGAAAATCCACACCGATTCCCAGCTTGTCGCAAGCCAGATGAACGGGCTATGGAAAGTAAAGGATTCAAAGCTTAGAATACTTCACTCGGAAGCGAAAAAACTCGCTTCATCCCTTCCGGCACTCGATATAGAATATATCCCCAGGGAGAATAACGTAGAAGCTGACAGTCTTGCGAACGAGGCGATAGATAGATATTTTAATGATTAG
- a CDS encoding C4-type zinc ribbon domain-containing protein, whose translation MQQHIESLQKLQTVDLRIRELTEGLERYPNEIDDLKKDLLGKEESINLKETSLSELKAQRDGLESSLLSNQESIKKSEERLFAIKTHKEYEALQKEITDTRKENFEIEDRTISVMAEIEETEATLTEEKENYATLKEQYAGQIAEKEKKIEELEISRKPAEKEKSEILSTIDPKILPLYERIFKRNGRALALAENEQCTSCNINIPPQLYNEILKQTKLVQCPNCKKILYTNP comes from the coding sequence ATGCAACAGCATATTGAAAGCCTGCAGAAACTTCAGACAGTTGACTTAAGAATCAGAGAGCTAACTGAAGGGCTCGAGAGATATCCAAACGAAATTGACGACCTTAAAAAAGACCTCCTTGGAAAAGAAGAATCGATAAATCTCAAGGAAACCTCTCTCTCAGAACTCAAGGCGCAAAGAGACGGTCTTGAATCCTCTCTTCTCTCCAATCAAGAATCCATAAAAAAATCCGAGGAAAGGCTTTTTGCCATAAAGACCCACAAGGAATACGAGGCGCTTCAGAAGGAAATAACCGATACCAGAAAAGAAAACTTCGAGATAGAAGACCGCACGATCTCGGTAATGGCGGAAATCGAAGAGACCGAGGCGACACTCACCGAAGAAAAGGAAAACTACGCGACTCTAAAAGAGCAATACGCGGGGCAGATTGCGGAAAAAGAAAAAAAGATCGAAGAACTCGAGATTTCCCGTAAACCGGCGGAAAAGGAAAAAAGTGAAATCCTCTCTACCATAGACCCCAAAATACTTCCGCTTTACGAAAGAATCTTCAAAAGAAACGGCAGGGCGCTTGCGCTTGCCGAAAACGAGCAGTGCACGAGTTGCAACATAAACATTCCGCCTCAGCTCTACAACGAAATACTGAAACAGACAAAACTGGTTCAGTGTCCGAACTGCAAGAAGATTCTTTACACAAACCCGTAA
- a CDS encoding ABC transporter ATP-binding protein produces the protein MQRELLKTSGLSYGVNGKIIVDDVSFEIKRNEFLGIVGPNGTGKSTLLRLLARIINPTGGHILLDGEDISGYEAKELYKKISFLPQTSYFDFPLSVLEVVLTGRYPYLGIFESESTEDIKRAEDCLSLVDLEGFSRRKVTTLSGGEQQRVSIARVLAQETDFIFLDEPSSHLDIHHKFALMELLESLAQEGKGVVAVLHDLDLASKFCERILVLENGRVAALGEPSRVLSEKLLSSVFKVRGSWDPRSENLLVFR, from the coding sequence ATGCAAAGAGAACTCTTAAAAACATCGGGGCTCAGTTACGGAGTAAACGGAAAAATCATAGTTGATGACGTAAGCTTCGAGATCAAAAGAAACGAGTTTCTGGGCATAGTCGGCCCCAACGGCACGGGGAAATCCACGCTTCTTCGCCTTCTTGCCCGTATAATCAATCCCACCGGAGGCCACATTCTGCTTGACGGAGAGGATATCTCGGGATACGAAGCAAAAGAGCTTTACAAAAAAATATCGTTTCTCCCCCAAACCTCGTATTTTGATTTTCCGCTGAGCGTGCTTGAGGTAGTACTTACGGGAAGGTATCCGTACCTGGGAATTTTCGAAAGCGAAAGCACAGAAGATATAAAGCGCGCCGAGGATTGCCTTTCGCTTGTGGATCTGGAAGGGTTTTCTCGAAGAAAAGTAACGACACTCTCGGGAGGAGAGCAGCAGAGAGTGTCGATCGCAAGGGTTCTTGCGCAGGAAACCGATTTTATTTTCCTTGACGAGCCATCCTCCCACCTTGACATACACCACAAGTTCGCCCTCATGGAACTGCTCGAGTCGCTAGCTCAAGAAGGAAAAGGGGTCGTGGCCGTTCTCCACGACCTTGATCTTGCGAGCAAATTCTGCGAAAGGATCCTTGTACTTGAAAATGGACGAGTCGCAGCCTTGGGAGAACCGTCCCGCGTGCTTTCCGAAAAGCTTCTCTCGTCGGTATTTAAAGTAAGGGGTTCATGGGACCCCAGAAGCGAAAATCTTCTTGTTTTCCGGTAA
- a CDS encoding iron ABC transporter permease, with protein sequence MPTGKKTLSVYVVLASLLLLTVIVCVSLGAVSVPFDKVVSVIAGKLLWLDTGAGIEKSQELIVWNVRLPRVLLAATIGGGLSIVGAVMQAMFRNPLAEPGILGWSSGGAFFAVLVIYTGIHQQWFLLLPLAAFAGTLLTAYAVYGISRYRGFVENTTLLLCGVALGTLFVSLTTFVLSVSNAWSMKEMLFWIMGGVDSRTWTHFAMAAVPVLAASVMLLFYAKNLNARLLGYETAKTVGIDIEKTTKHLIVLSSLIVGASVAVSGIVGFVGLIIPHSIRLLIGVDHRRLLPASFIAGAIFLPAADLIARTVMSPEELRLGIITSFIGVPFFVFLLRRNFSGRGLA encoded by the coding sequence ATGCCGACCGGTAAGAAAACGCTTTCCGTATACGTAGTACTCGCCTCCCTGCTTCTGTTGACCGTCATTGTGTGCGTATCGCTCGGGGCGGTGAGTGTTCCGTTTGACAAGGTAGTCAGCGTGATAGCCGGCAAGCTGCTCTGGCTTGATACCGGAGCGGGAATCGAAAAATCACAGGAACTTATCGTTTGGAACGTTAGGCTCCCCAGGGTTCTTCTCGCCGCCACCATAGGAGGAGGACTCTCAATTGTGGGAGCGGTAATGCAGGCGATGTTCAGAAACCCCCTTGCTGAACCTGGAATACTGGGCTGGTCAAGCGGAGGGGCTTTTTTCGCCGTTCTGGTGATCTACACCGGTATTCATCAGCAGTGGTTTCTTCTGCTCCCTCTCGCTGCGTTTGCAGGCACACTCCTCACGGCATACGCAGTCTACGGAATATCACGTTACAGGGGGTTTGTCGAGAATACGACGCTTCTTCTCTGCGGGGTAGCACTAGGAACACTTTTTGTCTCTCTCACGACTTTCGTGCTTTCGGTATCAAACGCGTGGTCAATGAAGGAAATGCTTTTCTGGATAATGGGCGGAGTCGACTCGCGCACATGGACGCATTTCGCAATGGCAGCGGTTCCCGTGCTTGCCGCCTCGGTTATGCTGCTTTTTTACGCTAAGAACCTAAACGCAAGACTTCTAGGCTACGAGACAGCGAAGACCGTCGGTATCGACATAGAGAAAACGACCAAGCATCTCATAGTCCTGAGTTCCCTAATAGTTGGAGCAAGCGTGGCGGTAAGCGGCATCGTGGGGTTCGTCGGACTTATAATTCCACACTCAATAAGATTGCTGATCGGAGTAGATCATCGCCGGCTCCTGCCCGCAAGTTTTATTGCCGGAGCCATATTTCTGCCCGCAGCGGATCTTATAGCAAGAACCGTCATGAGCCCTGAGGAACTTCGCCTCGGGATAATCACTTCCTTCATCGGAGTTCCTTTCTTCGTGTTTCTGCTGAGGCGAAATTTCAGCGGGAGAGGACTTGCGTAA
- a CDS encoding ABC transporter substrate-binding protein has product MSIKNLFAAFLFALFAAPVVCLAKPHCPKSIISLTLASDEILVDIIGDRKKIAALTYFSTDPLISNVVEKARGIPQVQANLEQVIAKSPDLVIVAGHTNPNIRAHLEAAGIKVLVLHEIASLESIKKNIELVGEAVCEEAAAKNLVKKMEAQIADAREKIPPHAKAPTVLFYGAPGFTVGKRSTINDIIESSGAINLPARLGLSGHSNISTEYVIQNNPDLVLTSSYNPSHPDFVGQMFKNSAFRDKKIIVVAGKHLDAASHYAARAVIDLVNLIFRAENNADR; this is encoded by the coding sequence GTGAGCATCAAAAATCTGTTCGCGGCGTTTCTGTTCGCCCTCTTCGCCGCGCCAGTTGTATGCCTAGCAAAACCGCACTGCCCAAAAAGCATAATATCGCTCACTTTGGCTTCAGATGAAATCCTAGTCGATATAATCGGCGACAGAAAGAAAATAGCTGCGCTTACCTATTTCTCGACCGACCCGCTGATCTCAAACGTCGTGGAAAAAGCGCGGGGAATTCCGCAGGTCCAAGCAAACCTCGAGCAGGTAATTGCAAAATCTCCGGATCTCGTGATAGTCGCGGGTCACACTAACCCGAACATACGCGCGCATCTTGAGGCAGCGGGAATAAAAGTACTGGTGCTCCACGAAATCGCCTCTCTTGAGAGCATAAAAAAGAATATAGAACTGGTTGGAGAGGCTGTCTGCGAGGAAGCCGCGGCGAAAAACCTCGTAAAAAAAATGGAAGCCCAGATCGCGGATGCCAGGGAAAAGATTCCGCCTCACGCAAAAGCCCCGACGGTTCTTTTCTACGGAGCTCCAGGGTTCACGGTCGGCAAACGCTCAACCATAAACGACATAATAGAAAGTTCCGGAGCCATAAACCTCCCGGCACGCCTCGGGCTAAGCGGACACAGCAACATATCTACCGAATACGTAATCCAGAACAACCCTGACCTAGTGCTTACAAGTAGTTATAATCCATCTCACCCGGATTTTGTGGGCCAGATGTTCAAAAATTCCGCCTTCAGAGACAAGAAGATCATAGTCGTCGCGGGAAAACATCTAGACGCCGCGTCTCATTATGCGGCACGGGCCGTAATTGATCTGGTGAACCTGATATTCAGAGCAGAGAACAATGCCGACCGGTAA